One window of Brachybacterium ginsengisoli genomic DNA carries:
- a CDS encoding succinate dehydrogenase iron-sulfur subunit, translating into MTAVAEKPQADAGAGEVPSFEVTLRISRFDPDSEKGARWEEFTVTMHGTDRVLDALHEIKWHQDGSLTFRRSCAHGVCGSDAMRINGRNRLACKTLLKDLDIKKPITVEPIKGLPVEKDLIVDMEPFFDSYKEVMPFLVAGGQEPSKERLQSAEQRERYDDTTKCILCAACTSSCPVFWTDGQYFGPAAIVNAHRFIFDSRDDAGEQRLEILNSKEGVWRCRTTFNCTEACPRGIQVTKAIAEVKQAVLTGRI; encoded by the coding sequence ATGACTGCCGTCGCTGAGAAGCCCCAGGCCGACGCCGGCGCAGGCGAGGTCCCCTCGTTCGAGGTCACCCTGCGCATCTCGCGCTTCGACCCGGACAGCGAGAAGGGTGCCCGCTGGGAGGAGTTCACCGTCACGATGCACGGCACCGACCGTGTGCTGGACGCGCTCCACGAGATCAAGTGGCACCAGGACGGCTCGCTGACCTTCCGTCGCTCCTGCGCCCACGGCGTGTGCGGCTCCGACGCCATGCGGATCAACGGCCGCAACCGTCTGGCCTGCAAGACGCTGCTGAAGGACCTCGACATCAAGAAGCCGATCACCGTCGAGCCCATCAAGGGCCTGCCGGTCGAGAAGGACCTGATCGTCGACATGGAGCCGTTCTTCGACTCCTACAAGGAGGTCATGCCCTTCCTGGTCGCCGGTGGTCAGGAGCCGAGCAAGGAGCGTCTGCAGTCCGCGGAGCAGCGCGAGCGCTACGACGACACGACCAAGTGCATCCTGTGCGCCGCGTGCACCTCCTCGTGCCCGGTGTTCTGGACCGATGGGCAGTACTTCGGCCCGGCCGCGATCGTCAACGCGCACCGCTTCATCTTCGACTCGCGCGATGATGCCGGCGAGCAGCGCCTGGAGATCCTGAACTCCAAGGAGGGTGTGTGGCGCTGCCGCACCACCTTCAACTGCACCGAGGCCTGCCCGCGCGGCATCCAGGTGACCAAGGCGATCGCCGAGGTCAAGCAGGCCGTGCTCACCGGCCGCATCTGA
- a CDS encoding exodeoxyribonuclease III: MTLTLATVNVNGLRAAARKGMPDWLATTSADVITLQEVRAPDELLAGLVGEGWSIVGEASQLKGRAGVAVAVRTSREDVDLETARRGLPGLEGDAHTGRWMEVDLEDPFGDGRTLTVISCYMHSGNTEKPQTMTDKYAFLDVAMARLEELRAAGGHVVLTGDINIAHAEWDIKNWKGNLKSAGFLPEERAYLDRLTSEGGYTDVHRRLHGDGPGPYTWWSQRGKAFDNDSGWRIDYQLATEDLASRAATAQVDRAPSYDTRWSDHAPLVISYS; encoded by the coding sequence ATGACCCTCACCCTCGCCACCGTCAACGTCAACGGCCTGCGCGCCGCCGCTCGGAAGGGGATGCCCGACTGGCTCGCCACCACCTCGGCGGACGTCATCACCCTGCAGGAGGTGCGCGCCCCCGATGAGCTGCTCGCCGGTCTGGTCGGCGAGGGCTGGAGCATCGTCGGAGAGGCCTCGCAGCTCAAGGGCCGCGCCGGCGTCGCGGTCGCCGTGCGCACCTCCCGAGAGGACGTCGATCTCGAGACGGCGCGGCGCGGCCTGCCCGGGCTCGAGGGCGATGCGCACACCGGTCGCTGGATGGAGGTCGATCTCGAGGACCCCTTCGGCGACGGCCGCACCCTCACCGTGATCTCCTGCTACATGCACTCGGGGAACACCGAGAAGCCGCAGACGATGACCGACAAGTACGCCTTCCTCGACGTGGCCATGGCCCGTCTCGAGGAGCTGCGTGCCGCCGGCGGCCACGTGGTGCTCACCGGCGACATCAACATCGCCCATGCCGAGTGGGACATCAAGAACTGGAAGGGCAACCTGAAGTCCGCCGGCTTCCTGCCCGAGGAGCGCGCCTACCTCGACCGGCTGACCTCCGAGGGCGGGTACACGGATGTGCACCGCCGCCTCCACGGCGACGGCCCCGGCCCGTACACCTGGTGGTCGCAGCGCGGCAAGGCGTTCGACAACGACTCGGGCTGGAGGATCGACTACCAGCTGGCCACCGAGGATCTCGCCTCCCGCGCGGCCACCGCCCAGGTGGACCGTGCGCCGAGCTACGACACCCGATGGTCCGACCACGCACCGCTGGTGATCAGCTACTCCTGA
- a CDS encoding alpha/beta fold hydrolase → MGDTARTLALLDADIAHHVRGALPPDGGDPVLLMIGQPMTSEGFSDLAEQLPERTVVTYDPRGLGESTRRDDSALNDPVLQAEDLHALVEHLGGPVDLFASSGGAVAGLALLTAHPEDIRLLVAHEPPLFGLLPDAEAVAAVNQAVTERYHERGWGAGLAAFIVMSSWQGELTEEVSAQFPAPEQFGLPAADDGRRDDPLLSGASAPVTDYVPDLEALRAQSGKLVLGLGEQTGQAITARSTAALAERLGVTTTSFPGDHGGFHAGDPSNPGDPAAFAERLREVFAGGR, encoded by the coding sequence ATGGGAGACACCGCCCGCACCCTGGCCCTTCTGGACGCCGACATCGCCCATCACGTGCGCGGCGCCCTGCCTCCGGACGGAGGCGACCCCGTCCTGCTGATGATCGGTCAGCCGATGACCTCCGAGGGCTTCTCCGACCTCGCCGAGCAGCTGCCCGAGCGCACCGTGGTGACCTACGATCCGCGCGGTCTCGGGGAGAGCACCCGGCGCGACGACAGCGCGCTGAACGATCCCGTCCTGCAGGCCGAGGATCTGCACGCCCTGGTCGAGCACCTCGGCGGCCCGGTCGACCTCTTCGCCAGCAGCGGGGGAGCGGTCGCCGGCCTCGCACTCCTCACGGCGCATCCCGAGGACATCCGACTCCTCGTGGCCCATGAGCCGCCGCTGTTCGGGCTGCTGCCCGATGCGGAGGCGGTCGCCGCGGTGAACCAGGCGGTCACCGAGCGGTATCACGAGCGTGGATGGGGCGCAGGGCTCGCGGCCTTCATCGTGATGTCCTCCTGGCAGGGCGAGCTCACCGAGGAGGTCAGCGCACAGTTCCCCGCGCCGGAGCAGTTCGGGCTTCCTGCGGCGGACGACGGCCGACGGGACGATCCCCTGCTCTCCGGGGCGAGCGCCCCGGTCACCGACTACGTCCCGGATCTCGAGGCCCTCCGTGCTCAGAGCGGGAAGCTCGTGCTCGGCCTCGGCGAGCAGACCGGGCAGGCGATCACCGCGCGCTCCACAGCGGCCCTCGCGGAGCGCCTCGGCGTGACCACGACGTCCTTCCCAGGGGACCATGGCGGCTTCCACGCCGGGGACCCGTCGAATCCCGGGGATCCGGCGGCCTTCGCGGAGCGCCTGCGCGAGGTGTTCGCCGGCGGCCGCTGA